Part of the Prunus dulcis chromosome 8, ALMONDv2, whole genome shotgun sequence genome is shown below.
GGGATTATTGTCCGGGGATGGTGAGGGTGGCAGTGGCGGTGGTGGAGGGCGAGCATGAGGCGGAGGTGGACGGAATGGGtggtgtggtggtggtggtggtggggttgAGTGGCTTGGAGGCTTTGCAGCCGGGGGTGGCGGTGCTGGGGTTGAGTGACTTGGAGGCTTTGCCGCCGGggctggtggtggtggcggggTTGAGTGGCTTGGAGCGGATGGAGGAGGTGCTGAGGGTGGAGGGAAATACGGGAAGTAGAACTTATTTGGATTGGCCGCCATCTTATAATATTGTGAAGTTTTGAATGTTTGAGATGAGAAATGAGAATTGGATTGTTGTGGAGAAAGCGGTGGATAGAATGGCTATTTGTATAGCAAAGCGTTTATGCCAAAGAGTTCATATACAAAAAGTTAATAATATTTTGTGACTTGACTCTCATTCTAAGATTTGGGGAAGGGTTTGTTTGCATTGGAAAACACTTCTCAAAGTCCATTGGTTTCTTCTTTGACGattattttaattcctttAACAACATGAATGAGTTcgtatatatgttttattgtGATCGGATATACAATAACACGtgttttaaattaaaacattgcAACATCAAGGACAAATCTTGTTCCGGTGTACgggtattttttataattttcaacTTTACTTGTAcgttttttctctttcatatGTGTTTCTTTATTCAAGTGTGATATTGAAAAAGAAGCATACGAATCGCCATGTTCAATCACACTGACAAGGATTTCTAGCTGGTATTCccaatattttcttaaactCAATTTAATACTTAATgctcgtttgggagtgattctaGATAGGTTAGAATCACTTATGCGGAAAACCACCTCCTTTGTGCTTCTCCATATAATCATTTTTAAGTCATTTTAGCAGAAGCACTTCCCATGTGCTTAtctataaaatcacttaaaactACTTAAAGTAATTATTTGGAGAAGTGAGTCTCTATAGAAGTGCTTTTTAGCTTATCTAAAACAAGCTCTTAGACTTGACTTGACTAGTTTGTTTGGTttacaaatttgaatatttattttcgTTAAAGATGGAAGATGGGAAGAGAGAGACTGGAAGACCATTACCATACGCTAACATGACTTATTAATAGACCTCATGATGAATATGGTAAGTCAGTTTGTGTATTACTTGGATTAGTGGCAAGCAGATATCTCTATATGCGTCAATTCATATTTGACGTCTTACAATTTAGGCCCTATCATTGTCGTGTGGCCATTTTCTTTGCTCAATTAATACTCTTATTCTTATATATGAAAGTTACTTTCTGACCAATCATAAGTCATGATGGCATGATCGATACCTCTTAACtttacaatttaatttttcatttatttaattgtaCGTATTCTGATATAAGAAGGGAAATCAAACTTAAAACCTCGTGAATATGAATAATACTCTTAGCCACTTGAGTTACGTCGTACAGATAGCATCACGGCTGCTGCTGGGCAGTTCAACTCAAGTTCCTTTCTTTCATCCAGAATAATGCACCACTTTCTGCCTATCCCCAGTAACCATAAAGAGAGTTAAAACATGCTCTACTATTTGACTATTCCGCTTAATTATCAAGAGCgcaaaaaatcaaataaaatgtTTAATAGGCCCCTTAATTGCTAAGCAGCATCATGTTGAAGTTCAGTTTAAAGTTCTAAGCATGCTGCGTTCTTTCCCTTGGGGCTTGGTACAACTGCAAATACACTGCTGGCACAGCAACAATTTAAATGGAACAAGAAAGCTGATCTACCGAGGGAACGGCTAGCAGACTGATTTAGAAGTCTCTGCGACTTGCCTTAATCACCACACGGGAATTGATTTTCGGCTGATGCATAGAAACatgtatttcaatttaaagtAATGCTTTCACAAATGGCCTGTATAAGAACTTGTtttcatacaaattacaaCTTGTAATCCTAACTACACACTACACCTCGTGAACAATTATATTACAGCAAAGCAGCTTCATCTCAAGTTCCATTAGACTTGAACTCTGGTTCTTACACCAACTGCCGGTGGAGAAACAATTGTACAACAAATGATAAATGTGTAGACGAATTTTCTGAACGGTCAAGTTCAGATTATGAAGCCAGGAtatctctttttccttcatgcATTTTCTGAAAAACAGGGTGAAACTAGAGGTACTCGTTGATGCAAGCAGCAAAAAAGGAAGCATAATCGCAAAACCCCGTCATTGAAGGGAAACATCATTCCCGGGTAGCAGATATGACAAGAGAATTTCATTCCACATATCAGGTACACCAGGTAGGCACCAATGGCTACAATCAGGCACTGATGGATTATCGCTCCAAGTACCCACATGGCCATCACTTCGGAATGCTACCATAGGTGTAACATGCAGAACAGTTACAGGGACGGTCATTTTCCTCACAATCTTGATAATGATGTTTGAAATTGAGCTTTGGTCCCTTCCCTTAGGGCTTGACAAAGGATGTCGAGTCACTTTGCATGAATTACGGTTACGGCCACTGGTACATATAAGAATCACTAGCAGTCAAGTTTTGCACGAGTATGTTTGTATTCAGGAACAACaatgaaaattaaacatataCCTCAATTTACAAGATTTAGCTTCCATAAAGCAGAAAATAGGACAAATTTATAGATAACAGGTTAGATTGCTTCAAATCAGCGAATAACAGTGTATTTACACGATTAACCATTGACTAGAGTAATTTGAGGCCATAAAGACTTGGAAATTCTTGTTGATCCCAGACtaacccaaaataaatcagaaagaacaaaataatccAAGCAACTATTTACTTGTCTGCTTAGTCTTTCTAAGTTCCCTGAGgattttcagaaaaactgtAATTTTATGATATAGAACCCCATTAGAAAACAACCAAAGAGGAGCAACATGGACGGAGATGTTATATTCAGAAGgctaaataaataacaaagaaaCATGGAAGATAAAAAGCGCATAAAGGTGTAGAATGCTCTAATGGGATCAAAAGcgcccaaaagaaaaaaataatattcatgATAACACAAGTGTAAACCAACTACAAGTCAAATAAATTGCCAACGACAGTATAGTCGTTAGAACTAGATGCAATCAAAGTCCAGCAGCCTTAAGAAGCTAAAACCAGAAAGTTGGCAGCAAGTATCATAACTAACTTCATAACGCACCTCCAATGGGATGTCTCAAAACTCCTGAAAAATATACTTGTTCTGTTTGTATTGATCATTGTCTCAGCCCAAGATGCCCAAGTGTTTAAAGCTGTCTTGAAGGCAGTGGTGATTGGCATTCCAAGCTTCAGTGATTTACCCTCTTGAAAATAGCAGCCCCTGTCTGGAGAAATGTTAGACTTGCTTTGttttctatattttattttttggtctcTGTGTGTATCTGTTGGAGTATTTGTTGAAACAAAAGTGCTACAAGCAGTCTCAAATGTATTTTGGGAATCTCTTCATAACAAAAGCTAAATCTGAACAAACTTATGGAAATCTGATTGAGACCCAATGGTATGTTGAAAAAACATAATCATtcataccaaaaaataaaaataaaaaaaataattggagGTGCATATAAACTAACAGAAAATAACAACAGAAGACTACCCAACTTGCAAGTACATATGCATTCGCTCAGACAATCCTGAATACATGAGTAGGTgagggagagggagggagagagaccCGCCAACATAGCACTAAGAAGTTGAGTATGGAAAATAGCAAATAGGGTCTGAAGTACAATGTTAAAATAACCTTCATTTATGCATTTCTTTCCAGCATTTATCTCCAAATATGTCTTTGACTTATAATTCAAAGCACCACCCCTTAgctgttgaaattttttcaatttcttttttgcctTTACTTGTAAATGAAATTTACTAGCTCATTTACAAGTATTATACAAAGCATATACATCATCTACAATAAATACAAGAATCATAACAGCTATAGAATTTGCATCACCAACAAACTTCAACCAAGACTTTGGCCACACCAGTACTAAGGGAAATTCTACCTCTCCTGGCAAAGTTAACCTTCTTAAAGGGCACTAACATGCAGAAGGCCTTCAAATctatttattaataataacTAACATGCATGGGCCTTAAAAACATCCTCTCTTTTAGGAAACGATGAATGTGTTGGACTCCACTGCATGCACTAATCAACATCTATACCAAGAAACGTGGAGTATGAATGCTTGATGCACAACCAGTTAACAGCGCAGATTCTCGGAACTGAACGTTGGAGGGGTGAGGGATTAAAGATGAATgtaccaaaaatatataacctAAAGGTAGACTAAGTAAAAAAACCCCTCTCTTAGGTAAGATAAAAAGTTGAAATCCAGTACATGCATTACATTTTGTGCATTTATCAACATCTATACCAAAAAGCATGGAGCATGAAAGCATGATGCACAAGCAGTTAAAGTGAAGATTATGGAACTGAATGTAGGGGAATTTGAAGAGAAATGAATCACATAAATATAGAATCATAAACCAACTTTGTACACTTTGTTAACATAAAAAAGCATCCTACAAAAATAACTGAAAAGTAGACTAAATACACACACCAAACACAGGATTTATGAAAGACAATGATCAGGAGACTAGGTAACTCACATTTCAAAAAGTTTACTTGGTGTCCACCAGTGCCCTGAattgaaaaccaaaatatcagAATCAATCCATTCTTTGCtaatttcatccaatttgtcAACTCTGAGCGTTGACTTAACCCTCTTTGGTGCTCGGTTTGGAGCTGAAGCCGGCTGCACTAGGAAAACCGACCGATAAAAGTCAATTCTGAGATCAAACGAACTAAACCGAACGGCTAAAAATCTAATCCGCTTAGTGATTTTATTCCCATTCACTTCATAAACACTAGTCTTATCCTCCACCCCTGTCATGAGTAAACATATCAAAGATTCCCACTGTGTTCTACCTAAAGAgtcaccaacaaaaacaatccGTTTCCCACGAAGTGTTTCAAGAACTGCACGCACATCAAACCTAGGAATATCACAATTCTTTGGCTTCCACCTCCATTTAGCATAACCCCTATCTTTCCGCCCATTAGCCAAGCAATTAAATCCAATTTCTGCAAATGGACATTGTGAGGCATTGTACAAAGGGTAACTTTCATCTGGAATCCATCTTCCTTCAAAAACATTACATTTTTCAACAGAAGTAGTGGAATTAGAAATTCCATAGCTATGAACCACTGGGGGAACCCTGggaaacaaatacaaaaatgcacatgacatggcaacaACAAAGGACACCAATGAGCCAATTGCAACTAGTCCATTGATTGTTTGAAAACCCCAGATTTTACCATGACCCCTCATCATCTCATtaccaaaattcaaaacccttttgtagaaaatcctgaATTGAACAAACAAGTCCAAATTAACGTTTCTCACTATCTCCATCATTTACCAAACAAACccagatgaagaagaatccCAGCTGAAATCATATATGAGACATAAAAGATTAGGCAACccagaagaaacaaatttatgtATTAATAAACCATCAATAAAGTATAAAAATTGAGCCAAGACTTGGAACTGCCTACTAACCAATACATGATCAGCTACATCACaaaccaagaacaaaaattggTAACTTGAAGAGAGCCGAAAACAAGCAAACGAGCAAAGTAAACAGCAAGCTTACAGATTCACCAATTGGGTTTTGCGAGAAAGCACTTGGTTGTGGTTTTGACTGGTTCTGccagaagagaagagaagagaagttGGTTGGTGGAGGAGCAAATGGGAAATAAAGGTGAAGGATGATGGCATTTTTGGTTAACTTAGAACCTGGTTC
Proteins encoded:
- the LOC117638019 gene encoding protein trichome berefringence-like 7, with amino-acid sequence MMEIVRNVNLDLFVQFRIFYKRVLNFGNEMMRGHGKIWGFQTINGLVAIGSLVSFVVAMSCAFLYLFPRVPPVVHSYGISNSTTSVEKCNVFEGRWIPDESYPLYNASQCPFAEIGFNCLANGRKDRGYAKWRWKPKNCDIPRFDVRAVLETLRGKRIVFVGDSLGRTQWESLICLLMTGVEDKTSVYEVNGNKITKRIRFLAVRFSSFDLRIDFYRSVFLVQPASAPNRAPKRVKSTLRVDKLDEISKEWIDSDILVFNSGHWWTPSKLFEMGCYFQEGKSLKLGMPITTAFKTALNTWASWAETMINTNRTSIFFRSFETSHWSGRNRNSCKVTRHPLSSPKGRDQSSISNIIIKIVRKMTVPVTVLHVTPMVAFRSDGHVGTWSDNPSVPDCSHWCLPGVPDMWNEILLSYLLPGNDVSLQ